The following proteins come from a genomic window of Aquimarina sp. MAR_2010_214:
- the nosZ gene encoding Sec-dependent nitrous-oxide reductase, translating into MKRISQILFITAVLSLVITGCADISKDKKTTNGALGSNAAEKVYVAPGEHDEFYAFVSGGFSGQLSVYGLPSGRLFKVIPVFSQDAEKAWGYNEETKPMLNTSYGFVPWDDSHHPDISQTNGEVDGRWVFINGNNTPRIARIDLSTFETTEIIEVPNSAGNHSSSFVTENTEYVVAGTRFSVPVPQEDIAIKEYKGKFKGAVSFISVDPDHGNMDLAFQILLPGFNYDLAHPGRGASHGWFFFTTYNTEEANSLLEVNASQNDKDFIAAINWKKAEEYIKQGKFKTMPANYAHNVYDEKTHTATSIMKKEVKVLDPAECPGLVYFLPTPKSPHGCDVDPSGEYIVGNGKLSADLTVHSFSKMIKAIENKQFDGDAYGIPIIKFEDALAGVVSQAGLGPLHTEFDGKGNGYTTFFISSEVVKWKLGSWEVIDRKPTYYSVGHLMIPGGNSRKPFGKYALAMNKITKDRYLPTGPEVTQSAQLYDITGEKMELLLDFPTIGEPHYAAGIPADLIKPRSKKIYKLEENEHKYGVKNNEDVKVVRNGKEVHVYMTMIRSHFTPDNIEGIKVGDKVYFHVTNLEQDYDVPHGVSMIGANTSELLIMPGQTETFIWEPKQVGVWPFYCTDFCSALHQEMQGYVRVSPASSDIELSWSLGED; encoded by the coding sequence ATGAAACGTATATCTCAAATACTCTTTATAACAGCGGTACTTAGTTTGGTAATAACCGGCTGTGCTGACATTAGTAAAGATAAGAAAACAACCAATGGAGCATTAGGATCTAATGCTGCAGAAAAAGTCTATGTAGCTCCTGGAGAGCATGATGAGTTTTATGCATTTGTCTCAGGAGGATTTAGTGGACAATTATCTGTATATGGACTTCCATCAGGACGATTATTTAAGGTAATTCCCGTTTTTTCTCAGGACGCAGAAAAAGCCTGGGGATATAATGAAGAAACAAAACCAATGCTTAATACTTCTTATGGTTTTGTTCCATGGGATGATTCTCACCACCCTGATATATCACAAACAAATGGAGAAGTTGATGGGCGTTGGGTTTTTATTAACGGAAACAATACTCCAAGAATTGCAAGAATTGACCTAAGTACTTTCGAAACTACAGAGATAATTGAAGTTCCGAATAGTGCAGGTAATCATAGTTCATCTTTTGTAACAGAAAATACAGAATATGTAGTAGCCGGAACTCGTTTTTCTGTGCCTGTACCACAAGAAGATATTGCCATCAAAGAGTATAAAGGTAAATTTAAAGGAGCCGTATCCTTTATTAGTGTAGATCCTGATCATGGAAATATGGATTTGGCTTTTCAGATTTTACTACCAGGCTTCAATTATGATTTAGCTCACCCAGGTAGAGGAGCTTCACATGGTTGGTTCTTCTTTACTACTTACAATACAGAAGAAGCAAATTCTTTGTTAGAAGTAAATGCATCTCAAAATGATAAAGATTTCATTGCTGCAATCAATTGGAAAAAAGCAGAAGAGTATATCAAACAAGGGAAGTTTAAAACCATGCCGGCTAATTACGCACATAATGTATATGATGAGAAAACACATACAGCGACTTCGATAATGAAGAAAGAAGTGAAAGTATTGGATCCGGCAGAATGTCCAGGTTTAGTATACTTTTTACCAACACCTAAGTCTCCACATGGCTGTGATGTAGATCCATCGGGAGAGTATATTGTAGGTAACGGTAAGCTTTCTGCCGATCTTACGGTACATTCATTTAGTAAAATGATTAAGGCTATTGAAAATAAACAGTTTGATGGTGATGCTTATGGAATTCCAATTATTAAATTCGAAGATGCATTGGCTGGTGTTGTTTCTCAAGCTGGTTTAGGACCATTACATACAGAATTTGATGGTAAAGGAAATGGATATACTACTTTCTTTATTTCTTCTGAAGTCGTAAAATGGAAACTAGGAAGCTGGGAAGTAATAGATAGAAAACCTACATATTACTCTGTAGGTCACTTGATGATTCCGGGTGGAAACTCTAGAAAACCATTTGGTAAGTATGCATTGGCAATGAACAAGATAACCAAAGATCGTTACCTGCCAACCGGACCAGAAGTTACACAATCAGCACAATTATATGATATCACTGGTGAAAAAATGGAATTACTATTAGATTTTCCTACCATTGGAGAACCCCATTATGCCGCTGGTATACCTGCAGATCTAATAAAACCTCGTTCTAAAAAGATCTATAAGCTAGAAGAAAATGAGCATAAATATGGTGTTAAGAATAATGAAGATGTTAAAGTAGTACGTAACGGAAAAGAAGTACATGTGTATATGACCATGATTCGTAGTCATTTTACACCAGATAATATAGAAGGAATTAAAGTAGGGGATAAGGTCTATTTTCATGTAACAAATTTAGAACAAGATTATGATGTGCCTCACGGGGTGAGTATGATCGGAGCCAATACTTCTGAATTATTGATTATGCCAGGACAGACAGAAACCTTTATATGGGAACCAAAACAAGTAGGAGTTTGGCCATTCTATTGTACCGATTTTTGTTCAGCATTACATCAAGAGATGCAAGGATATGTTAGAGTATCGCCTGCATCATCAGATATAGAACTTTCTTGGTCTCTGGGAGAAGATTAA
- a CDS encoding SCO family protein, with protein sequence MNIIKTLLLGAVIVLSSCNKEKKQEEVAVSESKSKENSASISELSIYNLPSVWTTQNNKKLELKELKGDVLVMVMIYTSCKAACPRLVADMRDIEAKIPDSKKDNIKLLLVSIDPETDTPERLKKFSIENKMSSDQWLFLRGTKSDTREFAAVLAVNYKKISPMDFSHSNIISVFDQKGELVHQQEGLGVNNKETVNKIIELAH encoded by the coding sequence ATGAATATCATAAAAACATTACTATTAGGAGCAGTCATTGTGTTAAGCTCTTGTAATAAAGAAAAAAAACAGGAAGAAGTAGCTGTATCCGAATCTAAATCCAAAGAAAATAGTGCTTCTATTTCTGAACTTTCGATTTATAATTTACCTTCCGTTTGGACCACACAAAACAATAAAAAATTAGAACTGAAAGAACTAAAAGGGGATGTTCTTGTGATGGTAATGATTTATACTTCTTGTAAAGCAGCCTGCCCCAGATTGGTGGCTGATATGAGAGATATAGAAGCAAAAATTCCAGATTCAAAAAAAGATAATATTAAACTATTATTAGTTAGTATTGATCCAGAAACAGATACTCCCGAAAGACTCAAAAAATTCTCGATTGAGAACAAAATGAGTTCTGATCAATGGTTGTTTCTAAGAGGAACTAAATCAGATACTAGAGAATTTGCAGCTGTTCTTGCTGTGAATTACAAAAAAATATCACCAATGGATTTTTCGCACTCCAATATCATAAGTGTCTTTGACCAAAAAGGAGAACTAGTACATCAACAAGAAGGGTTAGGGGTAAACAACAAAGAAACGGTAAATAAAATTATTGAATTGGCACATTAA
- a CDS encoding Rrf2 family transcriptional regulator, translating into MFSKACEYGIKAAIFIALKSYQGERVSLKDIAARINSPEAFTAKILQKLAKNKIVNSIKGAAGGFEIEKDQIASIQLAEIVDAIDGDDIYIGCGLGLNKCSEDHPCPVHHKFVSVRNELKIMLESTNLEELALGIKSGASYLKT; encoded by the coding sequence ATGTTTTCAAAAGCCTGCGAATACGGAATTAAAGCTGCTATCTTTATCGCCTTAAAATCATATCAAGGAGAGCGTGTAAGTCTAAAAGATATTGCAGCTCGAATTAATTCGCCAGAAGCATTCACAGCAAAAATCCTTCAAAAACTTGCCAAAAATAAGATTGTTAATTCAATAAAAGGTGCAGCTGGTGGGTTTGAAATCGAAAAAGATCAAATAGCATCTATACAACTTGCAGAGATTGTTGACGCCATAGATGGTGATGATATTTATATTGGCTGTGGATTAGGTCTTAATAAGTGTTCTGAAGACCACCCTTGCCCTGTTCATCATAAATTTGTTTCCGTAAGAAACGAATTAAAAATAATGTTGGAGTCTACCAACCTTGAAGAATTAGCTCTTGGAATAAAATCTGGAGCTTCATATTTAAAAACTTAA
- the nirK gene encoding copper-containing nitrite reductase, which translates to MKSKKPFVLLSGTGLFAVVLLMILSACSESKEAEAKNYLGPEGIPVSQEMIAELTAPPNVPGPTARRKAKKLIVNMEVLEEEGEMTDGVKYVYWTFGGSVPGSFIRTKIGDEVEFHLKNHPDNKLPHNIDLHAVTGPGGGATSSFVAPGHEAQFSFKVLNPGLYVYHCATAPVGMHIANGMYGLILVEPEEGLPPVDKEYYVMQGDFYTKGENGDRGLQPFDMKKAVDEDADYVVFNGKVGSLTGDNAITANVGETVRLYVGNGGPNLVSSFHVIGEIFDVVRVEGGDLINTNVQTTLVPAGGAAIVEFKVDVPGTFILVDHSIFRAFNKGALGMLKVQGDENKKIYSGKQEEGVYQPEGSGIQEMPVDKDIVQTKETAKSLQEKMEFGKATYMRTCFACHQAEGQGIPNAFPPLAKSDYLNADLNRAIDIILHGKTGEITVNGVKYNSVMTKQDLTDEEVANVLTYIYNSWGNSKKEVTPSVVASRRNAH; encoded by the coding sequence ATGAAATCAAAAAAACCATTTGTATTGTTATCCGGTACTGGATTGTTTGCAGTAGTTCTATTGATGATCCTGTCTGCGTGCTCTGAGAGTAAAGAAGCAGAGGCAAAGAACTACTTGGGGCCAGAAGGTATTCCTGTAAGTCAAGAAATGATTGCCGAATTAACTGCACCGCCTAATGTACCAGGACCAACAGCAAGAAGAAAGGCAAAGAAGCTTATTGTAAATATGGAGGTTCTAGAAGAAGAAGGAGAGATGACAGATGGTGTGAAATATGTATATTGGACCTTTGGAGGTTCGGTACCAGGAAGTTTTATTAGAACAAAAATTGGAGATGAAGTAGAGTTTCACTTAAAAAACCACCCTGATAATAAATTACCCCATAATATAGATTTACATGCTGTAACAGGCCCAGGGGGTGGGGCAACATCTTCTTTTGTTGCTCCCGGACACGAAGCTCAGTTTTCTTTTAAAGTACTAAACCCAGGATTGTATGTATACCACTGTGCAACAGCTCCGGTAGGGATGCATATTGCTAATGGAATGTATGGATTAATACTTGTTGAGCCCGAAGAAGGTCTTCCACCGGTAGATAAGGAGTATTATGTAATGCAAGGAGATTTTTATACTAAAGGAGAAAATGGCGATAGAGGACTACAGCCTTTTGACATGAAAAAAGCTGTAGATGAAGATGCAGATTATGTGGTTTTTAATGGAAAAGTAGGCTCGTTAACAGGAGATAATGCTATTACAGCAAATGTCGGAGAAACGGTTAGATTATATGTAGGTAATGGTGGACCAAACCTTGTATCTTCTTTTCATGTTATCGGCGAAATTTTTGATGTCGTTAGGGTAGAAGGAGGTGATCTTATTAATACCAATGTGCAAACTACTCTGGTTCCCGCAGGAGGTGCAGCTATCGTAGAATTCAAGGTTGATGTTCCTGGAACCTTCATTTTAGTGGATCATTCGATTTTTAGAGCATTTAATAAAGGTGCCTTAGGAATGCTCAAGGTGCAAGGAGATGAGAATAAGAAAATCTATTCTGGTAAACAGGAAGAAGGAGTTTATCAACCAGAAGGAAGTGGAATTCAGGAAATGCCGGTTGATAAAGATATCGTTCAAACCAAAGAAACTGCAAAATCACTACAAGAAAAAATGGAATTTGGTAAAGCTACCTATATGAGAACTTGTTTTGCTTGTCACCAGGCAGAAGGGCAAGGAATCCCGAATGCTTTTCCTCCTCTTGCCAAATCAGATTACTTAAATGCTGATCTAAATCGTGCAATAGATATTATTTTACATGGTAAAACAGGCGAAATTACTGTAAATGGCGTAAAATATAACAGTGTGATGACAAAACAGGATTTAACTGATGAAGAAGTGGCCAATGTACTTACTTACATATATAACAGTTGGGGAAATTCTAAAAAAGAAGTTACGCCTTCTGTAGTCGCTAGTAGAAGAAATGCACATTAA
- a CDS encoding nitrous oxide reductase accessory protein NosL yields MKKYSFNKIPLFILTIVFLNSCSVQPEKIHYGEDNCHYCRMTIVDKIHGAEVVTKKGKVFKFDAIECMINYSAEVDKEEISLYLSNHYDTPEELIDATQATFLISKNISSPMGAFLTSFEDKASAEKIKSEKGGDLFTWEELLKHLRR; encoded by the coding sequence ATGAAAAAATATAGCTTTAATAAAATACCTCTTTTTATTTTGACGATTGTGTTTTTGAATTCATGCAGTGTTCAACCTGAAAAAATACACTACGGAGAAGACAATTGTCACTATTGTAGAATGACTATTGTAGATAAAATTCACGGAGCAGAAGTTGTTACAAAAAAAGGTAAGGTGTTTAAGTTTGATGCGATTGAATGTATGATAAATTATTCTGCAGAGGTAGACAAAGAAGAAATCTCACTTTATCTTTCTAATCATTATGATACTCCAGAAGAATTGATTGATGCAACACAAGCTACGTTCTTGATAAGTAAAAATATTTCAAGTCCTATGGGAGCATTTTTGACTTCATTTGAAGATAAGGCAAGTGCCGAAAAAATAAAATCAGAAAAAGGGGGGGATTTATTTACCTGGGAAGAACTTTTAAAACACTTAAGACGCTAA
- a CDS encoding formylglycine-generating enzyme family protein — protein MITSPLKIVFFFAICIICTLNSVIAQTENMVTVKGGVYIPLYGVDSTAVKVNDFLMDIYPVSNNDFLAFVKKYPQWKRSHIKRLFADENYLVLWNDDNTLGNQLKPNSPITGVSWFAAKKYCECQGKRLPTIDEWEYAAMADDKMPDARKKETYNQYILEWYETPKSFNNSIGSTFKNYWGIYDLHGLVWEWTLDFNSVLISGESRKDVDKDSNLFCGSAAVGASDLMNYAAFMRYAFRGSMKANYAVKNLGFRCVKDLNITP, from the coding sequence ATGATAACCTCTCCTTTAAAAATAGTTTTCTTTTTTGCTATATGTATAATATGTACATTAAATAGTGTTATAGCACAAACAGAGAATATGGTTACTGTTAAAGGAGGGGTTTATATTCCTTTATACGGGGTGGATTCTACAGCTGTTAAAGTTAATGACTTTTTAATGGACATCTATCCTGTATCAAATAATGACTTTTTAGCATTTGTTAAAAAATATCCACAATGGAAGCGCAGCCATATAAAACGATTATTTGCAGATGAAAATTACTTGGTACTTTGGAATGACGATAACACTCTAGGAAATCAACTAAAACCTAACTCTCCTATAACTGGTGTTTCTTGGTTTGCTGCAAAAAAATATTGCGAATGCCAAGGAAAAAGATTGCCAACTATTGATGAGTGGGAATATGCAGCAATGGCAGATGATAAGATGCCAGATGCTAGAAAAAAAGAAACCTACAATCAATATATTTTGGAATGGTATGAGACTCCTAAGTCTTTTAACAATAGCATAGGGTCTACTTTTAAAAATTATTGGGGGATATACGATTTACATGGATTGGTTTGGGAATGGACACTCGATTTCAATTCTGTACTAATATCGGGAGAATCGAGAAAAGATGTGGATAAAGACAGTAATTTATTTTGTGGTAGTGCAGCGGTTGGAGCTTCAGATTTAATGAATTATGCTGCATTTATGCGTTATGCTTTTAGAGGCAGTATGAAAGCAAATTATGCAGTAAAGAATTTGGGTTTTCGCTGTGTAAAGGACCTAAATATAACTCCTTAA
- a CDS encoding c-type cytochrome, with protein sequence MIRLDKLMMLFAFTLLISCGGKEEKKEEQIKIGKSTTTQKKETKPVSTGTPASKTVDLTNKGVGPIKNLELDATIDQKKADLGLELFKTKCAACHKTHKKFIGPAPVGILERRTPEWVMNMILDPEKMIKEDPLAQELLKEFNGSPMANQSLTEEEARSILEYFRTLK encoded by the coding sequence ATGATTAGACTAGACAAATTAATGATGTTATTCGCTTTTACACTACTAATAAGTTGTGGGGGAAAAGAAGAAAAAAAAGAAGAGCAAATTAAAATAGGGAAAAGTACAACAACTCAAAAAAAAGAAACCAAACCGGTTTCTACAGGTACTCCTGCATCAAAGACAGTTGATCTTACTAATAAAGGAGTTGGGCCAATCAAAAATTTGGAGTTGGATGCAACTATTGATCAAAAAAAGGCTGATCTTGGTTTAGAACTCTTCAAAACAAAATGTGCTGCATGCCATAAGACTCATAAGAAATTTATTGGGCCTGCTCCTGTTGGTATTCTTGAAAGACGAACTCCAGAATGGGTTATGAATATGATTTTGGATCCAGAAAAAATGATTAAAGAAGATCCATTAGCTCAAGAATTATTAAAAGAATTTAATGGTTCTCCTATGGCAAATCAAAGTTTAACAGAAGAAGAAGCCAGATCTATTTTAGAATACTTCAGAACTTTGAAATAA
- a CDS encoding nitrous oxide reductase family maturation protein NosD — MFQIRKILYLAIFLLPIFLQAKTVEVCDSCETKTIKEGIARATASDTVLIKKGKYNEFDIVIDKPLTLLGEDYPVIDGELKGGIIKVISDNVTVDGLFIINVGTSYTEDYAAVRVVKSKNFLIQNLVLEKLFFGIYLEKSRDGRVFHNKIIGDAVEEYNSGNGIQLWYSQNIDIENNIITHVRDGIYLEFANDCRIKNNISSDNLRYGLHFMFSNNDLYENNTFENNGAGVAVMFSKKIKMLNNTFKENWGTASYGLLLKEINDADIVGNIFKENTIGINIEGSNRIKYTKNNFIKNGWAIKVRGACYANIFSNNNFMYNSFDVSYNSKLNDNKFDQNYWSGYTGYDLDKNGVGDVPYRPVKLFSYIVNRTPETIILMRSLFIDMIDFSEKVSPVFTPDDLLDNFPLMKRQE, encoded by the coding sequence ATGTTTCAAATCAGAAAAATACTATACCTAGCTATCTTTCTCCTACCTATATTTCTTCAGGCCAAGACTGTAGAGGTTTGTGATTCTTGCGAAACAAAAACCATAAAAGAAGGTATTGCCAGAGCAACCGCAAGTGATACAGTACTCATAAAAAAAGGAAAATACAATGAATTTGATATTGTAATTGATAAACCTTTGACATTGCTGGGAGAAGACTATCCTGTTATTGATGGAGAGTTAAAAGGAGGGATTATAAAAGTGATCTCTGATAATGTTACAGTAGATGGGTTGTTTATTATTAATGTAGGGACTAGTTATACAGAAGATTATGCAGCTGTAAGAGTGGTAAAAAGTAAAAATTTTTTGATACAAAACTTAGTATTAGAAAAGCTATTCTTTGGGATATATTTAGAAAAATCAAGAGATGGCAGAGTATTTCATAACAAGATTATTGGTGATGCAGTAGAAGAATATAATTCGGGTAATGGGATACAATTATGGTATTCTCAAAATATAGATATCGAAAATAATATCATTACACATGTAAGAGATGGTATCTATCTTGAGTTTGCTAATGATTGTAGAATAAAAAATAATATAAGCTCTGATAACTTACGATATGGGTTGCATTTTATGTTCTCTAATAATGACCTTTATGAAAATAACACGTTTGAGAATAATGGAGCAGGTGTTGCTGTGATGTTCTCTAAGAAGATAAAAATGCTAAATAATACATTTAAAGAAAACTGGGGGACAGCATCATATGGTCTTCTGTTGAAAGAAATTAATGACGCAGATATAGTAGGAAATATTTTTAAAGAGAATACCATAGGAATTAATATTGAAGGCTCTAACCGAATTAAGTACACTAAAAATAATTTTATAAAAAACGGTTGGGCTATAAAAGTACGAGGAGCTTGCTACGCAAATATATTTAGCAACAATAATTTTATGTATAATTCATTTGATGTCTCTTATAACAGTAAACTAAACGATAACAAGTTTGATCAGAATTACTGGAGTGGGTATACAGGATATGATTTGGATAAAAACGGCGTAGGAGATGTACCATACAGACCTGTAAAGCTTTTTTCATATATCGTAAACCGAACGCCAGAAACGATTATCTTAATGAGAAGTTTATTTATTGATATGATTGATTTTTCTGAAAAAGTTTCACCAGTATTTACTCCGGATGATTTACTTGATAATTTTCCGCTAATGAAAAGACAAGAATGA
- a CDS encoding fasciclin domain-containing protein: MKTTKAIFLILMSFTFLLSCKTETKKEETNSTPQNTVTETTEKQGQAFIQDDEATPNVLNIAIGSKDHTTLVAAVQAAGLENSLVNAGPLMVFAPTNEAFDALPAGTVENLLKPENKDALANILKYHVTPGNYSKDFLKKFKKLGQSNGVNVKVTKEGEDVFIGEAKIVASIPAGNGIVHVIDKVLLPPSN; this comes from the coding sequence ATGAAAACAACTAAAGCAATTTTTTTAATTCTAATGAGCTTTACCTTCTTGCTAAGTTGTAAAACCGAAACGAAGAAAGAGGAAACAAATTCAACACCCCAAAATACAGTTACTGAAACCACCGAAAAACAAGGCCAAGCATTTATTCAAGATGATGAAGCGACTCCTAATGTGCTTAATATAGCAATTGGTTCTAAAGACCATACTACATTGGTAGCTGCTGTTCAGGCCGCTGGTTTAGAAAATTCTTTGGTGAATGCAGGACCTTTAATGGTATTTGCCCCAACTAATGAAGCGTTTGATGCATTACCAGCCGGAACGGTAGAGAATCTTTTGAAACCAGAAAATAAAGATGCATTAGCAAATATTTTAAAATACCATGTAACACCAGGTAACTACTCAAAAGATTTTTTGAAAAAATTTAAAAAACTGGGTCAATCTAATGGTGTTAATGTAAAAGTCACTAAAGAAGGTGAAGATGTTTTTATTGGCGAAGCCAAAATCGTAGCAAGTATCCCTGCTGGTAACGGAATTGTACACGTTATTGATAAGGTATTATTGCCACCATCAAATTAG
- a CDS encoding nitric-oxide reductase large subunit, whose protein sequence is MNKERKLWLGFAVIILLSFSVLGYYGYEIYQEAPPIPDKIISSDNSIIFTGTDIKDGQNIWQSIGGQEIGSIWGHGAYVAPDWTADWLHREALFILNKYAQADFNKNYDEINEEQQAALKIRLQKNLRTNTYDKVNGTITISQERIEAIHHLSDYYKDLFTDDPKFDQLRMDYAIPKNTIKNEERMRKMNAFFFWATWATVTQRPEDVISYTHNWPSDELVGNVPTTSLYTWSGVSIILLILCIGILIFYHVKSGEDEDTPPPSEDPLLKQGMTPSMKLVKKYFWVVSLLMIIQMLLGIVTAHYGVEGDGFYGIPLDQILPYSVTRTWHTQLAIFWIATAWLATGLYIAPSISGKDPKFQVFGVNFLFIALLIIVAGSMFGQWLGVMQKLNLVENFWFGHQGYEYVDLGRFWQIFLLIGLFLWLALMARPLLPILKKKTEEKNLIIMFLISCIAIAMFYGAGLMWGRQTNLAIAEYWRWWVVHLWVEGFFEVFATVVIAFLFVRLGLLKTKTAIHNVLFATIIFLSGGILGTFHHLYFSGTPTAIMALGATFSALEIVPLTLIGYEAYHNYKLSKATRWLNDYKWPIYFMIAVAFWNFLGAGIFGFIINPPIALYYVQGLNTTPLHAHTAMFGVYGMLGIGLMLFVLRSLYRDILWNQKLLKITFWSLNIGLLAMALLSLLPIGIWQALESMEHGMWYARSAELMQHPTMTILKWLRSIGDIIFAIGIVTTCWFVFDLTLKNKIKTILK, encoded by the coding sequence ATGAATAAAGAAAGAAAATTATGGTTAGGGTTTGCAGTAATCATACTGCTATCCTTTAGCGTTTTAGGGTATTACGGTTATGAAATTTATCAAGAAGCTCCTCCAATACCCGATAAAATTATTTCATCAGATAATAGTATTATTTTCACTGGTACAGATATCAAAGATGGTCAGAATATATGGCAAAGTATAGGTGGCCAGGAGATAGGTTCTATATGGGGGCATGGGGCTTATGTTGCTCCCGATTGGACTGCAGATTGGCTACATCGAGAAGCATTATTTATTCTTAACAAATATGCTCAAGCAGATTTTAATAAAAATTATGATGAAATCAATGAAGAGCAGCAGGCGGCTTTAAAAATACGATTACAAAAGAATCTACGAACTAATACGTATGATAAAGTGAATGGTACAATTACAATTTCACAAGAGAGAATTGAAGCCATACACCATCTGAGTGATTATTATAAAGATTTGTTTACAGACGACCCGAAGTTTGATCAATTACGTATGGATTATGCAATCCCCAAAAACACTATTAAAAATGAAGAGCGAATGCGTAAAATGAATGCTTTTTTCTTTTGGGCTACCTGGGCGACGGTTACACAAAGACCAGAAGATGTTATATCATACACTCACAACTGGCCTTCAGATGAATTAGTAGGTAACGTTCCAACAACGAGTTTATATACTTGGTCTGGGGTAAGTATTATCTTATTGATACTATGCATTGGTATATTGATCTTTTATCACGTTAAATCAGGTGAAGATGAAGATACTCCTCCTCCATCAGAGGATCCTTTATTAAAACAAGGTATGACACCTTCTATGAAATTGGTTAAAAAATATTTTTGGGTTGTAAGTCTATTAATGATCATTCAAATGTTACTTGGTATTGTTACCGCTCATTATGGTGTAGAGGGAGATGGATTTTATGGGATTCCTTTAGATCAAATTCTTCCCTATTCAGTTACCCGTACCTGGCATACTCAATTAGCTATTTTCTGGATAGCCACCGCATGGTTGGCTACTGGATTATATATTGCTCCTTCAATATCTGGTAAGGATCCAAAATTTCAGGTATTTGGGGTTAATTTCTTATTTATAGCCCTTCTGATTATTGTAGCAGGTTCGATGTTTGGGCAATGGTTAGGAGTAATGCAAAAACTGAATCTAGTAGAAAACTTTTGGTTTGGTCATCAAGGATATGAATATGTTGATCTGGGTAGATTCTGGCAAATTTTCCTGCTTATAGGTTTATTTTTATGGTTGGCATTAATGGCTCGACCATTATTACCCATATTGAAGAAAAAAACTGAAGAAAAAAACCTCATCATCATGTTTTTAATATCCTGTATTGCCATAGCCATGTTTTATGGAGCAGGTCTTATGTGGGGTAGACAAACCAATCTTGCAATAGCAGAATATTGGAGATGGTGGGTTGTGCATCTATGGGTAGAAGGTTTTTTTGAAGTTTTTGCCACAGTAGTTATTGCTTTTTTATTTGTGCGATTAGGACTTCTAAAAACAAAAACCGCAATACACAATGTACTATTTGCTACTATTATATTTTTATCTGGTGGTATTTTGGGTACTTTTCATCACCTTTATTTTTCTGGGACTCCTACCGCTATAATGGCTCTGGGTGCAACATTTAGTGCGTTAGAAATCGTACCTCTTACTCTTATAGGTTATGAAGCATATCACAATTATAAATTATCAAAAGCAACACGTTGGCTTAACGATTATAAGTGGCCCATTTATTTTATGATAGCAGTCGCTTTCTGGAATTTTCTTGGGGCAGGGATTTTTGGCTTTATCATCAATCCGCCAATTGCTTTGTATTATGTTCAAGGGCTTAATACAACACCACTTCATGCACATACAGCCATGTTCGGAGTTTACGGCATGTTGGGAATAGGCTTAATGCTATTTGTTTTAAGAAGCTTATACAGGGATATACTCTGGAATCAAAAGTTGCTGAAAATTACTTTTTGGTCCTTGAACATAGGTTTATTGGCTATGGCATTACTAAGCTTATTACCCATTGGTATATGGCAAGCACTAGAAAGTATGGAGCACGGAATGTGGTACGCCCGTTCCGCCGAACTAATGCAACATCC